The Afipia massiliensis genome has a segment encoding these proteins:
- a CDS encoding HAD hydrolase-like protein → MAIPPLIVFDLDGTLVDTAPDLVGALNFVLQREGLPLVPVASARAMIGAGARKLIERGLELEGRVMSVADVDRLTADFIAYYKDHIADASRPFDGLHAALDKLEAQGFRFAVCTNKLEGLSRLLLDKLDMTGRFATICGADTFGVAKPDPTILRQTIVQAGGEVSRSIMVGDSGPDVGVARRAGIPVIGVEFGYTEIPIADLKPDTVIGHMRELPSAVTNLLEQAVTR, encoded by the coding sequence ATGGCCATTCCACCCCTTATCGTCTTCGATCTCGACGGCACCCTCGTCGATACCGCGCCCGACCTGGTTGGGGCGCTGAACTTCGTGCTTCAACGCGAGGGCCTGCCACTCGTGCCGGTTGCATCAGCGCGCGCTATGATCGGAGCCGGCGCACGCAAGCTGATCGAGCGCGGTCTGGAACTGGAAGGCCGGGTCATGAGCGTCGCGGATGTTGACCGGCTGACCGCCGATTTCATCGCATACTACAAAGACCACATCGCCGACGCGTCGCGCCCGTTCGACGGTCTCCATGCGGCCCTCGACAAGCTCGAAGCACAGGGATTCAGGTTCGCCGTCTGCACCAACAAGCTCGAGGGCCTCTCGAGACTTCTGCTCGACAAGCTGGATATGACCGGGCGATTTGCGACGATCTGCGGGGCCGACACCTTCGGGGTGGCCAAGCCCGATCCTACCATCCTGCGTCAAACCATCGTGCAAGCAGGCGGGGAAGTTTCGCGATCAATCATGGTCGGCGACTCCGGGCCGGATGTCGGGGTCGCGCGGCGGGCCGGCATTCCGGTGATCGGAGTTGAATTCGGCTACACGGAAATTCCGATTGCCGACCTGAAGCCTGACACTGTCATTGGTCACATGCGGGAACTGCCAAGCGCTGTTACAAACCTTCTGGAACAAGCCGTAACGCGTTGA
- a CDS encoding PEGA domain-containing protein, producing MRIIVVVAAGLGLAGCSSFSMPDMFKSTPPSATIQLESLPAGAEARASSGETCKTPCSLSVVAAENFSVTFSLPKYQPETVPVQIIRDPSGPGVVVDPNPVYAELQPALPTKKGRAAPKAAPKAKKPPAPAAAEPAEEPNSPFPPPPRR from the coding sequence ATGCGTATCATTGTTGTTGTCGCGGCGGGTCTTGGCCTCGCGGGCTGCTCATCGTTCTCCATGCCCGACATGTTCAAGTCGACGCCGCCGAGCGCGACGATTCAGCTTGAATCGCTGCCCGCAGGCGCTGAGGCGCGCGCCTCCAGCGGCGAGACATGCAAAACCCCCTGCTCGCTCTCGGTCGTTGCGGCTGAGAATTTCTCTGTGACGTTCTCGCTGCCGAAGTATCAGCCGGAAACAGTCCCGGTTCAGATCATCCGCGACCCAAGTGGCCCCGGCGTCGTCGTCGATCCGAATCCGGTCTATGCTGAGCTACAACCAGCCCTTCCTACCAAGAAAGGCCGGGCAGCCCCTAAAGCCGCGCCAAAAGCCAAAAAGCCACCCGCACCGGCAGCCGCTGAGCCAGCCGAGGAACCGAACTCCCCCTTCCCGCCGCCACCGCGTCGCTGA